In the genome of Yersinia enterocolitica, the window GTGATTCAATCAGTGAATAGCGCTGTGGCGTCGGGTATAAAGGGTATAGCTTGAAGGAGTGAGATGGTGTCAGTAATTCACTGTGACAGTTTGTGGTACGGTGCCGATATCGTGACCATGTGTGGAGGGGAATATCATCTGATATCGCAAGGAGCAATAGCGGTCACAGGCGGTAAAATAGTCTGGATTGGGCCACATAAAGAGTTACCAGCACTCCATGCCTCACGTGAGATCGTCTTTCAAGGTGGCCTGATTACCCCTGGTTTAATTGATTGCCATACACATCTCGTCTTTGGCGGTGATCGCAGTGCTGAATTTGAGCAACGCCTTAATGGGGTCAGCTATGCAGAGATTGCCGCTAATGGTGGTGGGATTATCTCGACGGTTAGGGCAACACGGAATACCAGTGAAGAACAATTGCTCGAACAAGCTTTATTTCGGCTGAAACCTCTTCTTGCCGAGGGCGTGACTTGCATAGAGATAAAATCCGGTTATGGCCTTAGTCTTGAAAGTGAAATAAAAATGCTGCGGGTTGCCCGCCGTTTGGGTGAATTACTCCCCATTACAGTTAAAACAACCTGTTTGGCAGCACATGCTTTACCACCTGAGTTTGCCGGCAGAGCAGACGACTACATTGATTTCGTTTGTAATACCGTCATTCCTCGGGTAGCTGAAGAGGGGTTGGCCGATGCCGTTGACGCATTTTGTGAACACCTGGCATTTTCACCGGCACAGGTCGAGCGCATATTCTTGGCCGCCCAGAAAGTCGGTTTGCCGGTCAAACTGCATGCCGAGCAACTGTCGGCACTTGGTGGCAGTACTCTTGCAGCAAAATTTAATGCATTGTCGGCCGATCATCTTGAATATGCCACGAAGTCAGATGTTCAAGCCATGTGCCATGCGGGTACTGTGGCGGTATTGCTACCAGGTGCTTATTACTTGCTACGTGAAACACAATGCCCCCCCATTGAACTGTTTCGCCAGTATGGTGTGCCAATGGCCTTGGCCAGCGATGCCAACCCAGGAACCTCCCCTGCACTCTCTTTGCGTTTGATGCTCAATATGGCTTGCACCTTATTCCGTATGACACCGGAAGAAGCGTTGGCGGGTGTCACATGCTATGCCGCTCAGGCACTTGGTCTGCAAGAGACTCAAGGCACATTGGAAATTGGCAAACTGGCAAATTGGGTCCATTGGCCACTATCCCGCCCGGCCGAATTAGCTTACTGGCTAGGTGGCCAATTATCTGCAACTGTCGTTTTCCAAGGAGAGGTTCGCCCATGAATCTAACTGACCCGTTAAGTTTTCACTCCGGTAAACTGCCTTTATTAATCAGCATTCCTCATGCCGGCACCCGACTAACCCCCGTGGTGGAGGCTGGCCTAACAGCTGCCGCACGCCCTTTATCAGATACTGATTGGCATATTCCTCGTCTCTATGATTTTGCCCGAAATATGGGGGCCAGCTTACTAATAGGTAATTACTCTCGCTTAGTCGTTGACCTTAATCGCCCAGAGGACGATCAACCACTGTATACCACAGCAACAACTGGCTTATTCCCCGAAACGTTGTTCGATGGGCGACCTTGTTTTATCTCAGACAAAACACCGTCGCCGCAGGAGCGTCAATCTTACCTGTTACATATCTGGCGTCCTTATCATCAGCAACTTCAATCCGAATTGGACCGGCTTAAAGCACAGTTTGGCTATGCATTGCTGTTAGATGCACATTCAATTGCATCAGTTATTCCGAGATTATTTGAAGGACAATTACCCGATTTGAATTTTGGTACCAATAGTGGTGTCAGTTGTGACCCATCATTAAGCAAGCAATTAATTGAATGTTGTCAACATCAATCCACCTTCAGCCATATATTGAATGGGCGCTTTAAAGGTGGTCATATAACTCGGGCATATGGTCTGCCCCAGAATCAGCAACACGCCGTGCAACTGGAATTATCCCAGTTAAACTATATGTCTGAAACTGAGCCTTATCACTACCGACCTGAGCGAGCCACGCATTTGCAGCAGTTACTCGAACAGTTAATTCATATCATGTTGTCATGGGGTGAACAGCACTATCAACGCTGAAACGTAACATTCCACTCACTGAGTTTTCAGTCGGTAATAAATGCAAAAAAGGCGGGGTTAATCCCGCCTTTTTAATTCACCTATTTCCGACACAGAAAAGGGTAATAATTACTGCTAAGTTAACTTAGAAACGGTAAGTCAAGTTAACTGCAACAGTATCATCAGTGCCCAGGCCCAGTGGATTGTTGTCTTCATCCAGTAAGTTAATCTGGTAGTCAACATAGGCAAACATGTTTTTGTTAATATAGTAAGTCACACCGATTTCAGCATATTTCAGCAAATCTGCATCGCCAACAACTGCCAGTTCTTTACCTTTAGACTGGACATAAGCGATGGACGGGCGAATGCCATTTTCGAACTGGTATTGAGCGACCAATTCAACGTTCTGGGTTTTATTCGCAATCAGTGCTTTATATGGCGTCATGTTCAGCGTTTCGCCGTACATTGCTGCGATGTAAACTTGGTTTGCATCATATTTCAGTGCAGTAGCCCAAGCCTGAGCTTTATCCCCTGTCGCACTGTCAGCCAATGTTTTTTGGCCTAAGGTCCGATTGGAAGAAGAGTATGCACCCGCAAAGCCGATACCGCTGCCTTCGATGTCTTGGTAATCAACAGACAAACCAAAACCGTCGCCATTAGCCTTCTGGATTGCGCGCTCATTCTTAGTGGTATCTCCATCGTCATTACGACCTTGATACTGAGCTGCAACATTCAAACCTTTAACCAGGCCGAAGAAGTCAGAGTTACGGTAAGTTGCCAAACCAGTAGAACGACCTGTCATGTAGTTGTCGGTATAAGCGATTGAGTCGCCACCGAACTCTGGCAGCATATCGGTATAGGCCAGCGCATCATAAACTACACCATAGTTACGGCCGTAATCGAAAGAGCCAAACTCAGCAAATTTTAGACCAGCAAAACCCAAGCGGGTTTTATTGCCTTTGTCGCCCTGTGATTCTGCATTTTTAGCGGCTACGTTATATTCCCACTGGCCGAAACCGGTCAATTGGCTATTAATCTGTGTCTCACCCTTAAAACCGAAACGCACATAGGTATCGTCAGCGTTATTATGGTTTGAGAAAAGATATTTAGCGGCTACGCGGCCATAAAGATCCAGCTTATTGCCGTCTTTATTATAAATCTCTGCTGCATTTGAAAGAGTAGGAACGATACTCAAGGTGACCGCCAAGGCCAGTAAACTGCGCTTCATCATTAATTTTCCTTTAAATTTTAATAAAACAAACCCATCGGGCTGAATTAAATTTTCAGCCTCATAAAAGTTAGTTTTTAATTTTTTATAGTTACCTGTCTTGTAAAGCGAAGAGACATTAGCATTAAGCACAAAAAGTTAAAACGGTAAACTTGTAGAAACATAGGTATAAACAGGTAATCAATTGTAACAAAATGTGTTTAATGGAACTTTCCGTAACTGATTGATTATATTTATTTTTAGGTGATTATATATAACCAAAATAGTGCATAAGCACCAAAATGGTGCGAAAAAATTTCAGTTTGTTTCTTTTTTGTTCTATTCGGATATCATATTTGTGAAATGGATCGAATATCACAGTTCCAATGCGATTTTTTATATATCTAAAGTAATTAGATGACTATTTAAAGTACAAATAGAGAGTAATGTCATGTCACCTTTGGTGCAATAACATAAAAATTAAACATTAGGGACGTTAATAGGGTTATAGAAAGTATGACTTTGTTTGGTTATTAATTATCGGTATTTTCATTGGAAGTGTATTTTTTATAAAAATCGCAATAAGAAAAACTTTAATTTAATGCATAAAAAATGAACTTCCATAGCTAAAAGCTCATTTCCTATAGGTTAGAAACAATATACCACTTAAAATTTGGCTTAAGTTGTAGTTCTGGTGGTGATATTACCTCAAGTAACTATCTATGGCGGTATTGGTAACACGGCCTTATTTATACCGTTGGTACCTCACTCTTATCCATTCGTACCAACATAATCCCTGCACGTAATCCAAGGGCTACCTGAGGGTTTGGAAACAAGATCCACTCATCTTCATGTTTAACACGGTAATACTCACCGGATTGCTCCGCCAGCAGTGTACCTTGCTTAAAACGAGTAAAATTAACCGTATCATTGTCAACCCACAGTTTAAAATCAGGATGTTGTTTTAGCAGTGATTTCACCACGCGATAAAACACCATTCCTCCTGAGGGTTGTACAGGCAATGGTTCCCCACTAACTAATGAACGTAATCCCCCGACTATATGCGTAAATTCAGCCAACTGATTTTCGCCAAATGGTAGCGCTTTTCCCAACTCAAGCGTACAACTTGCGGCCTGGCAGTGCTCACTACTAAAATGAGCAAAGGTCCCCCCTGCCGAGGTATGCATCACTAATGCATCCAGTTGAATATCTTGTAACCACCGTAGCATTACTGCGCTATAGGGTGTTGTTTGATAAGGCAACAATCCAAATCGAGTATGATGAGATTCACGAATTGCCGTGTGTAAATCGTAATGCTGGCGCGTCAGTTGACTCTCTGCTCGGAAAAACGCCGACACAGCTTGCTCAATAATTTCAACCCGTCGGGTTTCATTACTGGAAGGATAACGCCGGTGCCGCCCGCCAAACATACGGTTGATATCTGCTGAGAGGAAACGTTTGCCGGCGCTTATCGCCGCTGGATTGCCAAATATGACTAACAAACGGACGGCCAGCGTTAATTCACCTGCTAACAAATCTGACACCAATTGATTCAAAATCTCAATCGGGGCCGTTTCATTTCCGTGGATACCGGCAGATAACACCACTGACTGGGTGTAATTGCCAGAAGGTGTCAACATCAGTATCCCGTCATCGAGCCATTGCCACTCGATACTCAGCGTCGCGCCACGGGTCTGTTCTGGCGGATGGCCCGAGAGTGTTATCGCCAGGAAATCTAGCATCATCGTTCCTTCTAATTCTGCTGGAACGGATATACCGAGCCAATATTAAGTATCCGTGTCAATTCATCCAATGCCTGCCGCCCTTCTTGTAATAACTGCGGATCAGCCAAGTCTTTAAATTGCAAATGA includes:
- a CDS encoding imidazolonepropionase, with protein sequence MVSVIHCDSLWYGADIVTMCGGEYHLISQGAIAVTGGKIVWIGPHKELPALHASREIVFQGGLITPGLIDCHTHLVFGGDRSAEFEQRLNGVSYAEIAANGGGIISTVRATRNTSEEQLLEQALFRLKPLLAEGVTCIEIKSGYGLSLESEIKMLRVARRLGELLPITVKTTCLAAHALPPEFAGRADDYIDFVCNTVIPRVAEEGLADAVDAFCEHLAFSPAQVERIFLAAQKVGLPVKLHAEQLSALGGSTLAAKFNALSADHLEYATKSDVQAMCHAGTVAVLLPGAYYLLRETQCPPIELFRQYGVPMALASDANPGTSPALSLRLMLNMACTLFRMTPEEALAGVTCYAAQALGLQETQGTLEIGKLANWVHWPLSRPAELAYWLGGQLSATVVFQGEVRP
- the hutG gene encoding N-formylglutamate deformylase; protein product: MNLTDPLSFHSGKLPLLISIPHAGTRLTPVVEAGLTAAARPLSDTDWHIPRLYDFARNMGASLLIGNYSRLVVDLNRPEDDQPLYTTATTGLFPETLFDGRPCFISDKTPSPQERQSYLLHIWRPYHQQLQSELDRLKAQFGYALLLDAHSIASVIPRLFEGQLPDLNFGTNSGVSCDPSLSKQLIECCQHQSTFSHILNGRFKGGHITRAYGLPQNQQHAVQLELSQLNYMSETEPYHYRPERATHLQQLLEQLIHIMLSWGEQHYQR
- a CDS encoding phosphoporin PhoE, which produces MMKRSLLALAVTLSIVPTLSNAAEIYNKDGNKLDLYGRVAAKYLFSNHNNADDTYVRFGFKGETQINSQLTGFGQWEYNVAAKNAESQGDKGNKTRLGFAGLKFAEFGSFDYGRNYGVVYDALAYTDMLPEFGGDSIAYTDNYMTGRSTGLATYRNSDFFGLVKGLNVAAQYQGRNDDGDTTKNERAIQKANGDGFGLSVDYQDIEGSGIGFAGAYSSSNRTLGQKTLADSATGDKAQAWATALKYDANQVYIAAMYGETLNMTPYKALIANKTQNVELVAQYQFENGIRPSIAYVQSKGKELAVVGDADLLKYAEIGVTYYINKNMFAYVDYQINLLDEDNNPLGLGTDDTVAVNLTYRF
- the astE gene encoding succinylglutamate desuccinylase, which gives rise to MLDFLAITLSGHPPEQTRGATLSIEWQWLDDGILMLTPSGNYTQSVVLSAGIHGNETAPIEILNQLVSDLLAGELTLAVRLLVIFGNPAAISAGKRFLSADINRMFGGRHRRYPSSNETRRVEIIEQAVSAFFRAESQLTRQHYDLHTAIRESHHTRFGLLPYQTTPYSAVMLRWLQDIQLDALVMHTSAGGTFAHFSSEHCQAASCTLELGKALPFGENQLAEFTHIVGGLRSLVSGEPLPVQPSGGMVFYRVVKSLLKQHPDFKLWVDNDTVNFTRFKQGTLLAEQSGEYYRVKHEDEWILFPNPQVALGLRAGIMLVRMDKSEVPTV